A region from the Lolium perenne isolate Kyuss_39 chromosome 4, Kyuss_2.0, whole genome shotgun sequence genome encodes:
- the LOC127295932 gene encoding uncharacterized protein: protein MEGFFPTSLTPPPPYLDGAESDRAEAAMGGGEMATASAPSPASGPARMDSSQIVCVGGLDSTKCSMEWPADYSVEALALAIQEWPMNSQFDLNMDNSFQRGFLEDIVGHNSSSENSESKDDVAFDDHLEGETDVEDLFPPTPEDELDEATVDKATVRREARSKDAKAKALKIRQVKQRADACTSEDIFVLSDSCSDDNKEIINLSDDDGAVLESKIALRKRKSVAKPVKKRVYYDESKSNAHEQFVLDLCFIDITQLRKALENYHIANCRNFTYLKNNQERADHAAAHMWY from the exons ATGGAGGGGTTCTTCCCCACTTCTTTGACTCCTCCACCTCCCTATCTCGACGGCGCTGAATCAGACCGAGCGGAGGCGGCCATGGGAGGAGGAGAGATGGCGACGGCGTCCGCCCCATCTCCGGCGAGCGGCCCCGCGAGGATGGACTCCAGCCAGATCGTCTGCGTCGGCGG ATTGGATAGTACAAAATGCAGTATGGAGTGGCCAGCTGATTACAGTGTTGAAGCGTTGGCATTGGCTATTCAAGAATGGCCGATGAATAGCCAATTTGATCTGAATATGGACAACAGTTTTCAGAGGGGATTCTTGGAAGACATTGTTGGTCACAACAGTTCAAGTGAAAATTCAGAGTCTAAAGATGATGTTGCATTTGATGATCACCTTGAAGGGGAGACAGATGTAGAAGATTTATTCCCTCCAACTCCTGAAGATGAATTGGATGAGGCTACAGTGGACAAGGCAACTGTGAGAAGGGAAGCAAGAAGCAAAGATGCGAAGGCAAAGGCACTCAAGATCCGACAAGTGAAACAGAGGGCAGATGCATGCACAAGTGAAGATATATTTGTTCTTAGTGATAGTTGTAGTGATGACAATAAAGAGATTATAAATTTAAGTGATGATGATGGGGCTGTTTTGGAGTCAAAAATAGCACTAAGGAAGAGAAAGAGTGTTGCAAAACCAGTGAAGAAGAGAGTCTATTATGATGAGAGCAAGAGCAATGCACATGAGCAATTTGTCTTGGATCTGTGCTTCATTGATATCACACAATTAAGGAAAGCTTTAGAGAATTATCACATAGCTAATTGCAGAAACTTTACATACTTGAAAAATAATCAGGAGAGG GCAGATCATGCTGCCGCACACATGTGGTACTAA